CTTCGCCGCCCCCCACCCAGTCCCCAATCCGAGTGTTACATAAAGTACCGGGTAGTACTCCGTTCGGGGTAGCTCGGTCGCCCCCGCCCAGTCCCCTCCGGCCCTCACTTGGCACTGGACACCGAGTAAGGGCCGACTGCGAGGGGCGACGCCGCCGGTTGTAGTTTGCGGAGGACGAGGGTTTTTCTCTGTGTGccgtggggaagggaaggggaggagcgGAGGCGGGGAAGGCGCCCATCTGCGCAGCGCTGCGCTCGGGGGGGCGCGGGCAGATCGCTGGGTTGGAGAGGATTGTGGCAGATGAGAGGACCTGTGGGTCGTTCTCTGCAGATCTGGCCGCCCAGGGTGTCAGAGAGAGGTGGCGAGTTCGTGTCCGCCGGGAATTGTTGGCTGTTGGGGAAAGTTTTCTGCGAGGTCAGTCAAGGCTTTGGGGGCTCTGTTTTGAATGTGGATCACCACTCCGAGTTTACTAATGTTTACAAAGCTACGCAGTAGGGAAACGGAAGAGTTAGGTGGGGGCAAAAAAAAATCCATCGCCATGCCCGAAAGCACCAGATACCCCTACCGGGAAGGCGCCCCTGCGCGCTCTATCCAAGACGTAGCTTCGCAGCTGCTTTTATAGGAATCTCATTAGCATACTGTGGAacgtcccgcctcagccttccggtGGTTGGCTGTGACGTCCTTCGTGGAATGTCCTTATCATTCCCCTGCGGAACGATTGGTCGCTGAGGCGGATGAAGGCGGGTGTAGCGCAATAACTGGCATGGGTCTGTGTTTCcgctgtcttcttttttctttttcggGGAGGAGCGGGGTGGAGTGTGGTTGATTTGAACGTCTTCGGGTCGCTCGGCCTCCAGCCTCGGATTGGGCCTTGTCGCTGCTGGGGCGGGCTGTGCTCTTCCGCCTTGCGGTGTGGTTGGTTCTCCTCCTGGCCTCCGCCCTCCAAATCGGCGATTCCCATATGCGGCGGCTCTCGGGGGGCGCGGCGAGTCTCCCGCTGGCCTCCTCCCCATTGGCTGGAGGGCCGGCTGGTGTCGCCCAGGCCCCCACTCAGCACTGCCACTTTTGGGCGCGGAGTTATGGCAGTAGCGGGGACCCCAGGGCTGGGGGCTCGGGGCCGGGGCTGCAGTTCGGGCCGCCTCCCGCGACCCGCGAGACCGGCCCGCAGACAGTCCCAGGCCGCATCTTTGCTGACCCGAGGGAGGGGCCGCGCGTGGCCGGGGAAACGTGAGTGACTGGGGCTGCGTCCACGAGCGGGACCCTCGGCGCGGGAACTTTCCTGGAAGGTGCTGTCCTCGGGGCGGGCGGGCTCCGTGGAGTGACCCTGGGGCTCCGGACggaagggaggcaggggctgAGACCACTCTGATCGTTCAACGATAGAAAAAAGCGCGGGGCGGGGTGCAGGGTCCCAGCCGTCAAGACAGCAAAGTTCACGGAGCCACTTTGTTCTCCTGTCGTTGCTGGGGAGAGCCTGGCTTGCTGCTTGCTTCAGGTTCACCTAGGATGATGAACTTTTTGGCTTCAGGAAAGATCACAGTCCCGCGCCTGCGGGAGTACTGGAGCCGTGCAACTGGTAGCGCTGAGAAGCGCGAGAATCTGTCGCAAGGGTCACAGCTCCTTGGACTTCGCTGTAAATGCTGAGCTCTGCTGCGTAGTTCTGAAAGACGAAGCTTGTTTTCACAGATCTACTCTACAGGAAGTCAGACGTCTTTTGCTTAGTAGGCATCGGTTGTCTGTTAATTCGTAAACATGGATTATAATTAGTTTATCGATTTAAAATGGTGTTTGAGATtgcttgaattatttttcaaacattattataaaaatacctACCCACCCCCTGGGAAGTCCGCTTCATAAAGAATTTCAGGGCAACCCTTAcgtaaaattaaaatacatttaaaataattggaCAAACCAATTTCAATGTTGCTACAATctcatttaatctgtaaattcCATGTGTTGCTGCTTTCCATGGTAATGTTGGTGTGGAGTATGTTTGGAAGAAAGGTAGCAGTGTGTCTGAAGCTGAGTTGCTGGCATTCAAGGAGCAGAGTGTCTGGAAGGATGGCTTCCTATTTCGCAGTGGTGGTGTTCCTGTCTATAAATATTTGTACTTAGTGGTTTTGTTGATAAAATACTTTGTTTGGGGTATCAAAGAACTATTAGGTAACAGAAATACTTCTTGGTAATTTTGCAATGGGATATCTGTTTCTCTTCCCCACAAATTAGGCTTCGTCTGGATGGAAGCTTGCTTGTGATGCCAAATAACCTCTgtgttattaaattttaaatttatatgatgGTTTTCTTTTCCATCAAATGACAATACTGTCTTTAGAACTTTGATTACTGATGAAAAGAAGTGATACCATTTTATAAGCctaaatccatttaaaaataaatggtacACACTCATATTTTAACATCTATGATAAATAAGTTGGATAAATTGGTATTACTTGGATACGTTGAAcacagctatttatttttataattagtgACTATTTGAGACTAGGGCATTCCTCCTGGTGGCAGGCAGCCTGCATTGTTCCTCTAGGAAATGTCTTCAGAGCTGTCTTTAGCTTGAGAATATACTCTGGAAAATAATACCATTTAGAGAAGCTTCAGCGTTGGCCCAACTTCTTATGTTTACTCTAGTGTTAGGTATATATCTTATAACTATTTGGAGATAAGATCTGGAAAGGGAGGGGGTACCATTTTAGACAATccctcccactcccagcccctccccatACACTTCCTAGTTTACAAGTAGTATtgttggcctggcacggtggctcactcctgtaatcccagcactttccgaagctgaggcaggcggatcacgaggtcgagagttgggagaccagcctgaccaacatggagaaaaccctgtctactgaaaatactgggcgtggtgttgcatgcctgtaatcccagctactcgggaggctgaggcaggagaatcgcttgaacctgggaggccaaggttgcagtgagccgagatcgcgccattgcactccagcctgggcaacaagagcaaaactccgtctcaacaaaaaaagtaGTATTGTTGCCTTGTTTAAAGAGACTGCAAAAAGGTTTTAGGAGAATAATCTGGTACTGTTTAATTTAATGGTTATTGTTTGAGGAAAAAGAGCTCTGGAATTTCTTTGTGAGTAGCCTTTTGGCAAGACTGTTTACTGCCCTTATTtcaactagatttttttttttttttttttttttttttttttgaggcggagtctcgctctgtcgcccaggctggagtgcagtggcgcgatctcggctcactgcaagctccgcctcccgggttcccgccattctcctgcctcagcctcccgagtagctgggactacaggcgccgccaccacgcccggctaattttttttgtatttttagtggagacggggtttcattgtgttagccaggatggtctcgatctcctgacctcgtgatccgcccgtctcggcctcccaaagtgctgggattacaggcttgagccaccgcgcccggcctcaactagACTTTTTTAACAGCTTTTGTTTCTTGAGAAATTGCCTAATTACACTTTAAAATCATATGCACTGTCCTCTAACATGCCCaagaagttttatatttaaatactgaagaggttttcttttctttttgatggcATTTTAAAGTCCATTGACTTTAATAGATGTGAAGATGTTTTTGTTTAAGCAGTAGATGCAAAAGTAAAATCTACCAGCTTTGTTTTAAAGCAAGGCTAGTACATTCACtgcagttaaaaaataataataatgacccATTACAGttgtgctcctgtagtcctagctactcaggaggctgaggtgggagggtcacttgagcctgggaggtcgaggctgcagtgagccgagattgcaccactgcactccagcctgggcgacagagacagaccttgcccctaaaataataataacaacagtcataataataataaagcaaagcTAGGTTTTTCTGCATTATTGTGGCAGAACTGTTCTTGCTTTCACTAATACAGAGGAATAACATGCTAGAATAAATGTGGGGACTGAAACTGAGGACCTAACACAAAGTAGCCTGGACCTTTGCTGTTAACCCGGTTCTTTAAATCATAGAGAgctattatatacatttatacacgTTCTCTAATTTAACAGGATATTCTAGATGTTGGTATGTTAAAATAGAGaccttttttatttgaaatattcaaataatttatattttatcgTTTGTATATTGTGTATAATGTAATAAATACCATGTTTATATATAACgttatatgtatattaataattGCATTCAAATAGAAACATTTGAGTAAAAATGATGGCAGTATAGGACATAATCATTAATAGAAAGTATTAATACAGGTTGGGTCCCGAGCACTGCACCTCATTTAAATGTTTCCTCTTAATGGCTTCGGGCATTGTCACCCGTGCGTAGGAACTGTTCTGTGGTTCTCTCTGGGATGGCTGGAGCGGCTCCTCTTCCTGTGGGAGCTCTTCTGGCATTTGCATTTAGTTCCAGGGCACAGGAACAGAGAGGCCCTGGAGGGCCTGTGGCTGGTGGGCTGGGCAAGCCGTGCGCTGGCCCCTGGGCCCCCTGCCAGCCCTCTCCGTAGACCCGGGTCCGGGGCCGTGTGGGTTGTCCCGATGTCCTGCTCGCGAGTGATGCCTGTCCTTCTTGCCCCCAGAGATCTTGAAGGAGCTGGACGAGTGCTACGAGCGCTTTAGCCGCGAGACGGACGGGGCGCAGAAGCGGCGGATGCTGCACTGTGTACAGCGCGCGCTGATCCGCAGCCAGGAGCTGGGCGATGAGAAGATCCAGATCGTGAGCCAGATGGTGGAGCTGGTGGAGAACCGCACGCGGCAAGTGGACAGCCACGTGGAGCTGTTCGAGGCGCAGCAGGAGCTGGGCGACACAGCGGGCAACAGCGGCAAGGCTGGCGCGGACAGGCCCAAAGGCGAGGCGGCAGCGCAGGCTGAGAAGCCCAACAGTAAGCGCTCGCGAAGGCAGCGCAACAACGAGAACCGCGAGAACGCGTCCAGCAACCACGACCACGAGGACAGCGCCTCGGGCACACCCAAGGAGAAGAAGGCCAAGACCTCCAAGAAGAAGAAGCGCTCCAAGGCCAAGGCGGAGCGGGAGGCGTCCCCTGCCGACCTCCCCATCGACCCCAACGAACCCACGTACTGTCTGTGCAACCAGGTCTCCTACGGGGAGATGATCGGCTGTGACAACGACGAGTGTCCCATCGAGTGGTTCCACTTCTCGTGCGTGGGGCTCAATCATAAACCCAAGGGCAAGTGGTACTGTCCCAAGTGCCGGGGGGAGAACGAGAAGACCATGGACAAAGCCCTGGAGAAATCCAAAAGAGAGAGGGCTTACAACAGGTAGTTTGTGGACAGGCGCCTGGTAGTGAGGAGGACAAAATAAACCGTGTATTTATGACATTGCCGCCTTTGTTGAGGTGCAGGGAgtgtaaaatgtatatttttaaagaatgttagAAAAGGAACCATTCCTTTCATAGGGATGGCAGTGATTCTGtttgccttttgttttcattggtaCACGTGTAACAAAGTGGTCTGTGGATCAGCATTTTAGAAACTACAAATATAGGTTTGATTAAACACTGAAGTCTCAGACTGATTTCTTGTGGGAGGAGGGGGACTAAACTCAACCTAACACATTAAATGTGGAAGGAAAATACTTcatttagcttttttattttaataaaagtaatattacTTTACgaacaaatttttttaattggccgGTCGCCAAAAATACAGCCTATAGTAAATGTGGTTCTTGCTGCCATGATGTATATCCATATAACAATTCAGTAACAAAGGTTTCAAGtttgaagattattttttaaaatggtaaatggtTAAATTTTACAtgatagatattttatattttggcctGTTCCCCAAATGGCCATTTTAAAATGCTTGGGTACACTTCTCTTAAACAAGCGGTCTAGTCAAGGAACCTCAAGTCATGCTTTTGCTATCACGAATCATAGTGTAGCCATCTTTAATTTATATCAGATGTATAAATGTACATTTCCAAGTGAACTTGCACTTGCTATATTATGATTGGAAGTGCAGTCAGCAGATGCTGTTGTGAAGCTAATGTCACAATTATGTGCAAAGGTGTGCTTCCTGCTGTATGTGAGCTGTAAAAATGTTAcgtgaagaaataaatgaaacttggCCAGTTTGTTCCTCTAGTAGTATATTTAATTTTGACataagtaacttttaaaatttgtcttaaaAATTTATACACCAGCAGTTTAGACGAAGCCTTaagtaaattttgtattattgttcTCACTTATTAATAATGAAGTTACCTAATTGCCAGCAAATAAATACGTGTCAAAACAGAATCTGTATTCAGACCCTGGGTCAGGAAATTACTGCCCACTTGTCAAGTCCAGTCCACCACTTGTTTGAACATTATATGGAGTTTAAATTctagtgtccataaataaagtttcgGTGGAACAGAGCTGTGCTTATGTGCGTATGTATTGTCTGTGGATGCTTTTGCAAAATGGCAGAGTTCATTAGTTGCAACTGAGACCTTTTGAGTTGACGAGCCAAAACTATTTTCAGGCCCTCTGCAGAAagagtttgctgacctctgattTAAACTGGCATCTAACATTGATCTGCCCACATATTGAAAGGGTCAGTggagttttcatttgttttttatttttttgagacggagtttcgctcttgttccaggctggagtgcaatagcgcgatcttggctcactgcaacctccgcctcccaggttcaagcgattgtcctgcctcagcctcctgagtagctgggactacaggcacctgccgctacgcccggctaattttgtatttttagtagagaacacagtttctccatggtggtcatggctggtctcaaactcccgacctcaggtgatccactcacctcagccttccaaagtgctgagattacaggtgtgagccaccgtgcctggccggagttttaatttctttctttttttttttttgagatagagtctcgccctgtctccagcctggagtgcaatggcgcgatattggctctctgcaacctccgcctctcgggctcaagcgattctcctgcctcagtctcctgagtagctgggactacaggtgcgtgccaccatgcccagctaatttttgtatttttagtagaggtggggtttcaccatgttggccagtatggtctcgatctcttgaccgtgatccacacgcctcggcctcccaaagtgctgggatgacaggcgtgagccaccacaccctaaGTGACGCATGGTTCACTTTAACTTCGTACGTGGTAAAATCAGTTTCTTTCCATGATCTGTTTCACAGTCTCTGTGAAGCTGCCATGAAGAAGCAATGAGTGATGACATTATAGAAGCTAAGTATACGGCATATATTTATTGTAAGTAAAACATTAAGTTTGCTGATTGTTTACTTGGGATAAACAATTATTGTGAACTTTATTTGTGCTGGACATAAGTGGCTGACTATTTTCCAGTGAAATTCCATCACAGAGGGGTACTctgtagagaaatgcaaactgtAGTTGGTCATACACTGAAATTTGAACTTTTTACATATCAATATCTACAAATAGGTGTTTACTTTCCTGCAAAACTCCAGAACATTTAAGAGTCTTGGGtgtttaaatttgttgagacttacccaaatagtgaacaaAAAGAGTTTATGAAAATAAGttatagaattaaaataataaaaatccagTGACAATAAAAATAGCTGGAGTCTTtgcttatataacattttatgcTAATTTTTCACTTCTATATTAATTGGAGGTAATAATGGAAATTAAGTTATAGAAATGAAGATTCAATGAAATGCAGTTGCTAATACTGGATTTCTTCATATTCAGTTTTGGTGTGGGCACCTGGTGAAGAGAGACAGCTCGGAGGCCAAGCCTTGCAATCTAGGAACCCAGCCCTGTCCTTAAGGGCTTGATCTTGAATAAATTGCTTAACACTTGGTCTGTAGTTCTACACTTTTAAAATACGTTTCACAGACGGTGGTTCTGAGAAATACATGAGGTTAAGTGAGTAAGGCACTGGCATATTCAAATGTTGGATATTTTTTCTCTAGCTTTCTTCAAGTTTCTCATAAGGACAGGTGGGTAGCcacttactctttttaaaaattagatacaaTACAGAGTCATGTTTTGTTGGATTGGCAGTCTTAAATCACTCTTGTTATTTCCAGTGGACataaaaaaatcacagataaGTACTTAAAACACTCAAGATTTGGGATTTAGATCATGATTAGCTACAGTAGAAAGATCCTGGAATTCCGACATGAGGACCAAAAATGGTACTGAATTCTTTTTGAAGAGCAGATTAGTGAAAAGCGATCTAATGTAGAACAGTTGCTTTTACTTAGATGTTCAATGCATATTTGTTGTATAATAACCAGGTTATTTACAGTTCGGATAAAGGGTCCAAAAAGTGTTTTCATTATGATGTAATACTTAGTATTGTAAACTGGACTAAGGAAACGTTGTATGTTCAAGGAAGTGTTGAGCAGCCATACTGTTCCTGGGACAGGCTCCCCGGGTGCTGAGAGAGGTGCTTCAGGAGTCACAGACCTACAGGCACTTACTTGCCGGTGACTGGGATGTCGGCTGGTGGTTTTCTTTTGGTGTGGTTACAGCTATGCGAGTTGTCTCAATATTTGAGACTATCGGTGGTTGCCAATGCTGAATAAAGCATTTATCAAAGTAAAAGCCATTTCctgttatatattattttggaACAAGTACACATTTAGTTGTGACATCCTTTTGTAGTTCACGTTCATGTAGTGTCCCAGGTAAAATAAGTTACCTGGAACTTACCTGAAccttttaatatttcattaaagtATTAAATCTTTTTATTAGGCATAATGATTAGGAGCTTCATCTGTGCACATCTAAAGGCATGATGTGCTCTCGAGGACATCTAGCTTTTTTCCTTCTATCTAACATAATTTGTGGCTCTGGAATCCTTGGCATATATGGAACAAGGTTTTATTGATACTGTCCGCCTCCCTCTCTGTTTTAGCATGTAGAATGTACCTCTTCATCGCAGATCCAGGCAGTTCTCAGAACTTTGGGGGCtagatttctgggttttttttaatctggaaaaaTTGCTAGTCCGTGACTGCATTTCTTGAGGCACTCGTGTTCTCTGCACAGGCTCTCATTCTGAATTTATGTGGAGGGCTTAGGAAGACACGGCTAATGGGAAGGAGGTGGGAGAGCAAATGTGTGTTATGTTGCTAAGTCAAAATTGCCTCCTGAGGTTTTTTTATGAGGGGCTTTGTTTCAGAgtatttattttaactattttgtctttgttttttaagcagCTCATCAATGAGAATCCaactattacattttttttttcctcacaaaccAAACATTAGTGAGCTGTGCCGCCTGTGCCACCAAAAGAATGACAGGAATTCTATAACTGGAATGAAGAAAATCATTAAGTCAGTTCTCTTTCCTTACCTCAATACTATGTATTAcctgatttttttcataaagatggGGTTGGTATTTTTCCAATTAAAACCCCCAATCTGAAAAGAAGTCACTACAAACTGAATAACaggttaaatctttttttttttttttttcctgagatggtatcttgctctgtcacccaggctggagtgcagtagcctgatctcaactgactgcaacctctgcttcccaggttcagcgattctcttgcctcagcctcccgagttgctgggattactggtacacaccactatgcccagctaatttttttgtatttttggtagagatagggttgcaccatgttggccaggcggtcatgaactcctgacctcatgattcgcctgccttggcctcctaaagtgctgggattacaggtgtgagccgccatgcccagcctaggtTAAATCTTGACTGCAGCCAGTCAATGCTccattaaagcaatttttttctttttctttttctttcttttctctctttttttttttttgagacggaatcttgctcttgttgctcaggctggagtgcaatggcacgatctcggctcactgcaaccttcgcctcctgggttgaagctattctcctgccgcagcctcccaagtagctgggattacaggcgtgcattaccacgcccggctaatttttgtatttttagtagagacagggttttaccatgttggccaggctggtctcgaactcctgacctctg
This genomic window from Macaca fascicularis isolate 582-1 chromosome 17, T2T-MFA8v1.1 contains:
- the ING1 gene encoding inhibitor of growth protein 1 isoform X1, which gives rise to MAVAGTPGLGARGRGCSSGRLPRPARPARRQSQAASLLTRGRGRAWPGKQILKELDECYERFSRETDGAQKRRMLHCVQRALIRSQELGDEKIQIVSQMVELVENRTRQVDSHVELFEAQQELGDTAGNSGKAGADRPKGEAAAQAEKPNSKRSRRQRNNENRENASSNHDHEDSASGTPKEKKAKTSKKKKRSKAKAEREASPADLPIDPNEPTYCLCNQVSYGEMIGCDNDECPIEWFHFSCVGLNHKPKGKWYCPKCRGENEKTMDKALEKSKRERAYNR
- the ING1 gene encoding inhibitor of growth protein 1 isoform X3: MLHCVQRALIRSQELGDEKIQIVSQMVELVENRTRQVDSHVELFEAQQELGDTAGNSGKAGADRPKGEAAAQAEKPNSKRSRRQRNNENRENASSNHDHEDSASGTPKEKKAKTSKKKKRSKAKAEREASPADLPIDPNEPTYCLCNQVSYGEMIGCDNDECPIEWFHFSCVGLNHKPKGKWYCPKCRGENEKTMDKALEKSKRERAYNR
- the ING1 gene encoding inhibitor of growth protein 1 isoform X2; protein product: MLSPANGEQLHLVNYVEDYLDSIESLPFDLQRNVSLMREIDAKYQEILKELDECYERFSRETDGAQKRRMLHCVQRALIRSQELGDEKIQIVSQMVELVENRTRQVDSHVELFEAQQELGDTAGNSGKAGADRPKGEAAAQAEKPNSKRSRRQRNNENRENASSNHDHEDSASGTPKEKKAKTSKKKKRSKAKAEREASPADLPIDPNEPTYCLCNQVSYGEMIGCDNDECPIEWFHFSCVGLNHKPKGKWYCPKCRGENEKTMDKALEKSKRERAYNR